The Pirellulales bacterium genome segment CTCCTTTACTTGGCGGGCTTCGGGCGGCGGCTTTCGTTCTTGATGATCTGCCGCAGAAGCTCTTGTCGCAAGCGTTCGAGCTCCGCCTGGCGGTCGCTGGTAGAATTTGTCGCTGACATGGCTTTACGCGGCGATCGGTCGGCCGCCTTCAGGAACTGCTTGTCAATGCGGAAAGTCCGTTCCGCCGAAATACCGATCCTTGAGAACGACGGGCGTCAAACATCCCTTTCGGCCGCTCGGCCACGATATCTGCAACGCGTGACGCTCCACACGCAAAGTTTGCCCAGCTTGAACTATTTCACCAGCGGCCGGAGCATCGACATGAAGTCGTTTTTGGCTTGAATGGCGGGCGGGTTCAGCCGCACCTTGGGCGGCCCCGACTGCGCCTTGTTGCCGGGCGACACCATCGCGATCGTCAGCTCGCCATCGGTAGAATAGCGGTCGCCGCCGCCGTTGCGGCCATCGAGCGTGGCGCCGACGCCGGTCACCTGAAACACTTCGGTCAACTGTCCGGCCTTGCCGAGCGTGTCGATCACATCAAGGCGGAGATCGTCGCCGATTATTTCTTCGTCTGGGCGAAGGTGATCGTCGCATCGCAGAAGCGTTACCGGAAGGAAGATCGCATCGCCTACATCGATCTCTTCGCCGGACCTGGGCGGTACAAGTCTGGCGCGTTATCGACGCCGCTGTTAATTCTCGAGCGAGCATTAGGCGATGCCGACCTTTGCAAGCGGCTGGTTGCTGTCTTCAACGACAAGGATGAACAGTACCCGTTCACGGATTTTAACTGGTGTCCTAGCTAGCCAAGAATCTGTCGTTCGGGTCATTGGGATGGTAAACCCCGTCTTCATCTGCCAAGGAAGGCGTACGGGCTCTGCTTGTCAGAACCCATTGGCTCAGGCCTCGGCATCCATCAGCGACCGCGGCAGGCCGTGGCCGGGCACGTTGGCGTACAGCAGCCAATAGGCCACCGGAATCACGAACAACGTGAACAGCGTCGAGGCGAACAGGCCGAAGATCAACGACCAGGCCAGGCCC includes the following:
- a CDS encoding LssY C-terminal domain-containing protein; translated protein: MDVGDAIFLPVTLLRCDDHLRPDEEIIGDDLRLDVIDTLGKAGQLTEVFQVTGVGATLDGRNGGGDRYSTDGELTIAMVSPGNKAQSGPPKVRLNPPAIQAKNDFMSMLRPLVK